The Armatimonadota bacterium genome has a window encoding:
- a CDS encoding PD40 domain-containing protein, giving the protein MRGTLFLACILASAANATPIYRASQPGLSPDGSTVVFSWQNDLWLCSTNGGEARRITVHPAIDSSPRFTPDGKQIIFSSTRYGNSDLFSIAPDGTGLKRLSYDSATEVPYSITPDGKYVIGHTAAWGRINMFAMPVSGGDLIRLTGHPLELTFYGSVSPDGKKVAYNLNGSPGAWRNPLKNGTDTSEIFVGDFGTPISNNKNVTKNDDNDLFPMFGKDGLIYFVSNRSGKPNLWCMDANGQKPRQLTQHDGGTLRWPSMAANGRSIVYEYDSQLKIYDIASGKSSTVEAQVPEDEILNPVFDLSLNSGVTEVAVSPDGKRSVIAVRGDIFLIPERGGTTRKLTSSPALDLNPVWLDNKTVLFSTGRNGKREFMTVDINGVEKPYMSGNDDLVFATISPDRNWIAFNKGDGEIALKSLSGATSRTLVKGGFISALQGEQIFNWSPDSKWITYADRTERGSNVYIVEVSSGNRTLVARLAGEATSPRFLPNGKGIYYTSSEFSDSDIMIVDLVPSELSFTEDDLDGIDAEKSAAKPTNEVKIDPRKIDKRIRRLTNGNAVALGAAPNGRAIYANVDGQFSLVPVTGGPAAPVAAVTGGVNSLTTGPTPDKYYAIAGGKLLALSTASNATAPVGFNAQSSINRKAEDLALFEEIWWAMSRFYYDPNHHNVGWAKIRNEYRALVPTVFDRQDFYALMNEMIEELNSSHLSISSPPAAPAQANDSTGFLGVEWNWAKLMTDGVYQVDSVLGGSPADNSYSLLQKGDWVTAVDGVAIGANRSFAEALRNKIGQRVRLTVKRGDQTMEIAIKPSSPGIASGLRYEEFIEQRRAEVERLSGGKCTYFHIQGMNAPSTERFFRDIRVYGEGKKGAIIDVRWNGGGNTANQVLVALRTEPWLWRKFRLQTGLTMTEEMFRGNVIEMPTVLMTNQFSASNAEILSEGYRQMKIGKVVGEATGGNVLTIGGQYGLWDGGGVQIPFIGIFTVNGESLEGIGRRTDVDVRYDPNAWIAGRDNQLERAVQELMKSVK; this is encoded by the coding sequence TCTTACGACAGCGCAACTGAAGTTCCCTATTCGATCACCCCAGATGGCAAGTACGTGATCGGTCATACGGCGGCCTGGGGGCGGATCAACATGTTTGCGATGCCCGTATCTGGCGGTGATTTGATTCGGTTAACCGGGCACCCTCTTGAGCTAACCTTCTACGGATCGGTAAGTCCTGACGGCAAAAAAGTTGCCTACAACTTGAATGGATCGCCCGGCGCGTGGCGAAATCCGCTCAAGAACGGTACAGATACTTCTGAGATTTTTGTCGGAGATTTTGGCACCCCGATTTCCAACAACAAAAACGTCACCAAGAATGATGACAACGATCTATTCCCGATGTTCGGGAAAGATGGATTGATCTACTTTGTAAGCAACCGTAGCGGAAAACCGAACCTGTGGTGCATGGATGCGAATGGCCAAAAACCGCGCCAACTGACCCAACACGATGGCGGGACATTGCGTTGGCCCTCGATGGCCGCAAACGGGCGTTCGATCGTCTACGAGTACGACAGTCAACTCAAGATTTACGACATTGCCTCGGGCAAATCCAGTACCGTCGAAGCACAAGTTCCTGAAGACGAAATCCTTAACCCGGTTTTCGATCTCAGCTTGAACAGCGGTGTGACCGAAGTTGCGGTCTCACCCGATGGAAAGCGTTCAGTCATTGCAGTTCGCGGCGATATCTTCCTCATTCCCGAGCGCGGAGGCACGACCAGAAAGCTCACCAGTTCGCCCGCGCTGGACCTGAACCCGGTATGGCTGGATAACAAGACCGTCCTCTTCTCTACGGGTCGAAATGGCAAACGCGAGTTCATGACAGTGGATATCAACGGCGTTGAAAAACCGTACATGAGCGGGAACGACGACCTTGTTTTCGCAACGATCTCTCCGGATCGGAACTGGATCGCATTCAACAAGGGGGATGGCGAAATCGCGCTGAAGTCGTTGAGCGGCGCAACATCGAGGACTTTGGTCAAAGGCGGATTTATCAGTGCGCTACAAGGCGAGCAGATTTTCAATTGGTCACCAGACAGTAAGTGGATCACCTATGCCGATCGTACAGAGCGAGGCTCCAATGTTTACATCGTCGAAGTGTCGAGCGGCAACCGGACATTAGTGGCTAGGCTCGCTGGCGAAGCCACGTCCCCGCGCTTCCTTCCAAACGGAAAGGGCATTTATTACACTTCTTCGGAATTCTCAGATTCCGACATCATGATCGTCGATCTGGTGCCCAGTGAATTGAGCTTCACCGAAGATGATCTCGACGGAATCGATGCCGAAAAGTCCGCCGCCAAACCGACAAATGAAGTAAAAATCGATCCGAGAAAGATCGATAAGCGAATCCGAAGGCTAACGAATGGAAACGCTGTCGCACTCGGCGCAGCTCCAAACGGACGCGCGATCTACGCCAACGTCGACGGCCAATTCTCGCTCGTACCGGTTACAGGCGGCCCAGCAGCTCCTGTTGCCGCAGTGACAGGTGGGGTGAATAGCCTGACCACCGGCCCAACGCCGGATAAGTACTATGCAATCGCTGGCGGCAAACTGTTGGCACTCAGCACTGCATCTAACGCCACTGCACCGGTTGGATTCAACGCGCAATCATCCATCAACCGCAAAGCCGAAGATCTTGCTCTGTTCGAAGAAATCTGGTGGGCGATGAGCCGGTTCTACTACGATCCAAATCACCACAATGTGGGCTGGGCCAAGATTCGGAATGAGTACCGGGCACTTGTCCCAACCGTCTTCGATCGCCAAGATTTCTATGCGCTCATGAATGAGATGATCGAGGAATTGAACTCGAGCCATCTCTCCATAAGCTCCCCTCCAGCAGCCCCGGCGCAAGCAAATGACTCCACTGGCTTCTTGGGAGTTGAGTGGAATTGGGCCAAGCTCATGACCGACGGCGTGTATCAAGTCGATTCGGTTTTGGGCGGCTCACCGGCCGACAACAGCTACTCGCTCTTGCAGAAAGGCGACTGGGTCACTGCGGTTGACGGTGTGGCCATCGGAGCGAATCGATCGTTTGCAGAAGCGCTGCGAAACAAGATCGGTCAGCGCGTCAGACTCACGGTCAAACGCGGCGATCAGACGATGGAAATCGCTATCAAACCATCTTCTCCTGGGATCGCCTCCGGACTTCGTTATGAAGAATTCATCGAGCAGCGCCGTGCGGAAGTCGAGCGGCTGAGCGGAGGAAAGTGCACCTACTTCCACATCCAAGGGATGAACGCACCGAGCACCGAGCGATTCTTCCGAGACATTCGCGTTTATGGCGAAGGCAAGAAAGGCGCGATTATCGACGTTCGGTGGAATGGCGGCGGCAACACTGCCAATCAAGTTCTGGTCGCATTGCGCACAGAACCTTGGCTATGGCGCAAATTCAGATTGCAGACGGGTCTTACCATGACCGAAGAAATGTTCCGCGGCAACGTGATTGAAATGCCGACCGTGCTGATGACTAACCAGTTCAGCGCGTCAAACGCCGAAATTCTGAGCGAAGGGTATCGCCAAATGAAAATCGGTAAAGTCGTCGGCGAGGCAACGGGCGGGAACGTTCTCACTATTGGCGGACAATACGGCCTTTGGGACGGTGGAGGAGTCCAGATTCCGTTCATCGGCATCTTCACGGTGAACGGTGAATCTCTAGAGGGCATTGGGCGCCGAACCGACGTCGACGTTCGCTACGACCCGAACGCTTGGATTGCTGGCCGGGATAATCAGCTCGAACGCGCAGTGCAAGAGCTCATGAAATCTGTCAAGTAA